The DNA window TCTTTAAGGGACGCAAAAAGACACTGGATGAGAATGATTTGTACCGCGCCCTACAGGAGCACAGATCAGGTGAGTTCTGGTAGGATATGGGTAAAGTGCAAAAGTACCAAAAATGAATCCCCCACATGCCTTGCATAATAAATGGGCTCGAATTCGGGGCAAGATAATTTATGGACATATCTGCGGACCAGTCGATaagcaaattaattgaattattataAAGAAATCGGCCGACGCGTCAGATAAGCTGATTTAAAGTCAAGGAGTTTTGAATGAGAGAAGAATTTCTTATCAGCACGTACCCAGATTAAGCCATACGTGACGTCATGAGGCAATAGATTGGGTTTTACTAGGTGACCACATCTGGCCATGTATTATCTATTAGTCACCTAGTAAAAGTGCTTTACACCATGGACAGGCCAGTTCCATTCCTTGTGGCAATCATGAGtggattttcgatttcatCGCCCTTTGCCCAGCTGTTTTTGGAGTGCTTCCTGGTGGAGATGGGCATTAGTCGCGTGTGAAATCCCTGGGTGCCCGACGTGTCTCGAATGCTTCCTTGCACCCGCCCCCACTCCACCTGCATGgagtatataatttatataatcaACTAAACCGCATATTTACCACACTATCTCCGGCATTCAGACACCACCCGAATGAAGTGCGAAGTGCCAGGGAAACACTTCAAGTCACCCGACGATTACGATTAGATAGAGTTTAGCATGCGCCCACTCTTTGTGGTTGTAAAGCCTTTCGGTTATTCCGCCGGTTCGAAGGATCAGCGAGCATTGAAGGGCTCTTCTCTAAAGGGGAAGTTTAGATTAGATATCTGCACTGGCCTATTGCTGCTTGcaccatatatgtatgtacacaccACTATTTCATTGAGATCATTTGGCGGAACTACGGCCGAGTCTAATCCGGACGATAAGATAGCCCTTGGATACGCGCTTTCTGCACCATCACTCATTCTCATTGAATTATACGATCGGCGGAGATAGCGGTATCCAATCTGGCACTTTCAGACCTTTGATTTCCTCGCACAAAAACTTTCGAGGAGCCCCGAAAAGTGACAAACGTGATATCTTTGACAACGTCCGCTGGCcacaattaattgaatttactGCCCAACATAGTTGATAACGCCTTTTCAACACCCCCGATATTGCACGCAATTAGGCACTCAGGCTTATTTACTTACTTATTATAAATGGGCTCCAAAAGATACAGTATTGAGTGGGGATCGTGCCTAGGGGGAAGGGCTTATGCAATGCCAACCATAATGGCTCATATCTGGCCAAATATGCGCAGATGATGAGAACCATATCTAATGCGAgaggcttttgttttgcaattcCCAATCGGTGTGCAATCTAAGGCCACTCGAGCCAAACATAAGCCTTGCGGAAGTGCCGGAATCTGAATCCCCATATGGAGGGTAGTTGGCTAGGAAATCTGCCCGTCGATAAGATCGATTGGAGGCAATGCAGCTGGTCGGGATTTGCTTTGTTGCCAGCCATAATTCACACTTAAAGCAAAGCACTAGAATGACAATTTACTGGATTTATTGGCCGCGGTTACGGTCGAATTGATAGCCATTCCTACTGCTCATTAAGGCCCTCAAATACAGAAGCTAGCGATCGATAAGCACTATTGTTTATTCCCGGACATGGCATTCCCTTGAATAATATTCTATAATcgattgttttttatttagttaagATACATTTCAAATTAGCTTAAACCCAGTGAAATCTTGAATTGTAATGCCATATTAGGCCTTTTAAACTTTAGATAAAGAGGTGTCTATCATTTAGATAACATATACTTTACGGCGGTCGGTATGAAAATCTAATTATCATTCATATTTTCCAACTTGACAATTTGAAGGGTTTATACAATGATAAGTTCCGTAACATAGTCAATTTAAATGATGATAAGCTCAAAAATAGATCtggcatatatgtatgtattgtCATATGCCTGAGTGCAAACGTACAAACGGATGAgtaaaaaatcaataaatttttttattaccgTGATGagtaaatattgaaaactgcATTACTTACAAGAGCAACTTAATGGGTGTTTATACTTTGGAGGCTTCTTTAAACAGCAAAGTGCCATCTGCCAATTATATGCCAACATGGCTCGTTAGTCAGTCAGGATAAATATATACAGTACAACAAGTCCGCGGGTGGAGTGCACCTTGTTGATATCTCAATGCCTTTGTTTCCAGATCACCTGGGCAGCAAGCTGAGCGAGGCGTGGGAGAAGGAGGTCGAGAAGAAGCGCAAAAAGAAGAAGACCCCCAGCCTGCTGAAGGCCTCGATGAACGTGTTTGGCTGGCGCCTGGCCGGTCTAGGCCTGGTCCTCTTCATCTTGGAGATCGGTTTCCGGTAAGCTGCCTGCGCCACGCCCAACACCCGACAGCCGGCTGATTTATAACCCGTAACCCATACTCTTCTCAGAGTCACCCAGCCGCTGTTCCTGGGCGGTCTGGTGGCCTACTATGCGGACGCGAGCAACCAGGAAGGCGATAACCAGACGAAGGCATACCTCTACGCCCTGGGCGTGATCTTGACAAGCGCCTGCAACGTGCTCTTCATGCATCCCTACATGTTGGGCATGTTCCACATCGGCATGAAGGCCAGAATAGCCATGACAAGTGAGttgggatggggatggggatggctCCCTTTGTGACACATGAATAACGATCGCCCTGCAGGCATGATATATCGGAAGGCGCTGCGCTTGAGTCGAACGGCGCTGGGCGATACCACAATTGGTCAGGTGGTCAATCTCATCTCGAACGATGTGGGCCGTCTGGACGTCTCGGTCATCCACATGAACTATTTATGGCTGGGTCCGGTGGAGATTGGCATTAtcacgtacctcatgtacAGGGAGGTATGtaatcacaaatagtttggATTGCTGTTGAAATCATAATTAAGTTAAGTTCTTTGGTTACTTTTTCATTgtgtaattattttatttaaatttatccTAGAAGATTAAATCTAATATagaataaatttaatatataatattaaaaaagttttattgGGGTAGGTCCTTATATAGACTTTCTGAATTTTATTGGcattttaaaagttaaaaCATAAAATCAAAACCATAAATTAACTTTAACAAACATATTCGATTAGAATTTAAAAGTTATACAAGTTCCATTGAAATACAAAAGTTGTCTCAAAATTCTGGGACTCTTTTTTGAGTGCAGTAGATATTAATATCTAAATATGAAACTTTTGAAAGTCAGCCTAGTAACATCCACTTATCCCACAGATTGGTATCTCCGCCTTCTTCGGCGTGGCGGTGATGTTGCTGTTTATACCCCTGCAAGCATATCTGGGCAAGAAGACCTCTGTGCTGCGATTGAAAACGGCTCTGCGGACGGATGAGCGTGTGCGCATGATGAACGAGATCATTTCGGGCATCCAGGTGATCAAGATGTACGCGTGGGAGATTCCCTTCAGCAAGATGATCAACTATGTGCGCACCAAGGAGATGAACGCCATCCGCAACGTGAACTACATCCGAGGCACGCTGCAAAGTTTCATCATGTTCGTAACGAGGATATCGGTGTTCGTGAGCTTGGTGGGATTCGTGCTGCTTGGAAAGCTTCTGACCGCCGAGAAGGCCTTCGTTATCACCGCCTACTACAATATCCTGCGTAACACCATGACCGTCTACTTCCCCATGGGAATATCCCAGTTTGCCGAGCTCTTGGTCTCGATCCGCCGTATCCAGACTTTCATGCTGCACGAGGAGACAAAGGTGCGTGACAAGTCGGAGGACCTGGTCGAGCAGAAGCTGGGCAAGGCGGGTCTAATTGCTGAACCCACCGTGGCCCAGACCACTGGTGTACTGAAGCCAAGCAGTCGTCGCACCAGCGAAGCGGAGCACAGTATCGTCATAAGCAAGCTGAAGGCCAAGTGGGATCAGAAGAGCACGGACAACACGCTGGACAACATTTCGCTAAAGTTCAAGCCGCGCCAACTTGTGGCCGTCATTGGGCCAGTGGGCTCCGGAAAATCCAGCTTGATTCAGGCTGTGCTTGGAGAACTGAATCCCGATTCTGGTTCGGTCAAAGTCAACGGCACTCTCTCGTACGCCTCCCAGGAGCCTTGGCTCTTCACCGGCACTGTGCGCCAGAACATCCTCTTCGGACTGCCTATGGACAAGCATCGCTACCGCACTGTGGTCAAAAGGTGCGCCCTGGAGCGGGACTTCGAGCTGTTGCCCTATGCTGACAAGACTATTGTGGGTGAGAGAGGAGCATCTCTCTCCGGAGGACAAAAGGCGCGTATCAGTTTGGCCAGAGCTGTTTACCGGAAGGCTGACATCTACCTGTTGGACGATCCCCTTAGTGCCGTGGACACCCATGTCGGACGTCATTTGTTTGATCAGTGCATGCGTGGATTCCTGCGTGAGGAAATCGTACTGCTTGTGACCCATCAACTGCAGTTCTTGGAACAGGCCGATGTTATTGTGATCATGGACAAGGGCAAGATCAGCGCTATAGGCACCTACGAGTCCATGGCCAAGAGCGGTCTGGACTTCGCGCAGATGCTGACAGATCCCAGCAAGAAGGATGAGGGTGCCGGCGATGCCCCAGACAAGAAGAGCCTCTCGCGGCAGAACAGTAAATTGCGCGACCGACACGGTAGCATCTCCTCCATGGAATCTGCTGCCGAATCCTTGGCGGCGGAGTCTCCCATGCAGACGCAGGAAGGCCGCGTCGAGGGACGCATTGGAATGAAGCTATACAAGAAGTACTTTGGAGCGAATGGCTATGGACTGTTTATCGTATTTGCGTTCTTCTGCATTGGTGCCCAGGTGCTGGCCTCTGGTGGTGATATCTTCCTGTCCTACTGGTAAGTTAGATACCCGAAAGATATGGATTTTCCTAATCGTTTGATTGCTTATCTAGGGTGAACAAAAATGGTGAAGCGGAGCGTGACACGTTTATGGCCAGATTGAGACGCGCTTTCCCCGAAACCCGCATCAACGCCGATACCGATCCTGTGGACATCTACTACTTCACCGGCATCAATGTGTCTGTGATCATCTTCTCGCTGGTGCGGAGCATGCTCTTCTTCTACCTGGCAATGCGCAGTTCCACGACCCTGCACAACACCATGTTCCAAGGTGTGACCCGAGCTGCGATGCACTTCTTCAACACCAACCCCTCCGGACGCATCCTCAACCGCTTCTCCAAGGACTTGGGTCAAGTGGACGAGATTCTTCCCTCCGTGATGATGGACGTAATGCAGATCTTCCTCGCCATCGTGGGCATCGTAGTCGTCCTGTGTATCGTTAACGTTTGGTACATCCTGGCCACGGTGTTCCTTGTCATTGTTTTCTACCTCCTGCGTGTCTTCTATCTGAGCACATCCAGAGACGTAAAGCGACTCGAAGCTGTCAGTAAGTGGATTTGATATTATATGCACTTACGATTTTAGTATAATCACATTTCTTAaatcaatattttttatatcaacAGCACGGTCCCCCATTTACTCTCACTTGAGTGCTTCCCTTAATGGCCTGGCCACCATTCGTGCATTTGGAGCGCAGAAGGAACTGATTGCCGAGTTCGACAACTACCAGGATATGCACAGCTCAGGCTACTATATGTTCCTTGCCACGAGTCGAGCCTTTGGATACTGGCTGGACTGCGTTTGTGTTGTCTACATCGCTGTAATCACATTGAgcttcttcctcttctcccCGGAGAACGGAGGTGACGTCGGTCTGGCCATAACACAAGCCATGGGCATGACCGGTATGGTCCAGTGGGGAATGAGACAATCGGCCGAGCTGGAAAACACAATGACGGCAGTGGAGAGAGTGGTGGAATACGAGGATCTTGAACCGGAGGGTGACTTCGAGTCCAAGCCAAATAAGAAGCCGCCAAAGGATTGGCCAGAGGATGGAAAGATCGTGTTCGACGACCTTTCGCTGAAGTACTTCCCCGACAAGGCGGCCGACTACGTGCTGCGATCCCTGAACATTGCTATCGAGGGTTGCGAAAAGGTGGGCATTGTGGGACGCACTGGTGCCGGCAAATCTTCGCTGATCAACGCTCTGTTCCGTCTGTCCTACAACGAGGGAGCCATCCTGATCGACAGGCGCGACACCAACGACCTGGGACTGCACGATCTGCGCAGCAAGATTTCCATTATTCCTCAGGAGCCGGTGCTGTTTTCGGGCACCATGCGTTACAATCTGGATCCCTTCGATGAGTATAGCGACGCCAAGCTGTGGGAGTCTCTGGAGGAGGTAAAGCTTAAGCATGTGGTGGCTGATCTTCCCAGTGGCTTACAGAGCAAGATATCCGAAGGAGGCACCAACTTCAGCGTGGGACAGCGCCAGCTGGTGTGTCTAGCTAGAGCCATTCTCCGAGAGAATCGCATTCTGGTGATGGACGAGGCAACGGCTAACGTGGATCCGCAGACGGATGCTCTTATCCAGACGACGATTAGGAACAAATTTAAGGACTGCACAGTGCTCACGATTGCCCATCGTTTGCATACGGTTATGGACTCGGACAAGGTGCTGGTAATGGACGCAGGAAAAGCGGTGGAGTTCGGATCTCCGTTCGAGCTGCTCACAACCAGCGAGAAGAAGGTGTTCCACAGCATGGTGAAGCAGACGGGAGACTCCACTTTCGATGCCCTGCTGAAGGTTGCCCAAAAGGTGGGATTGCGTTTAAAGATTCAATGTAACTTGTCCACATGCCTAAGCTCTTTTTCTTCCTTTCAGGCCCATGATGACAACCTGCGGCTCAAGAAGGATTCTTGACATTTCGCCGTTCCGAAGGCTTTTAAAGACTACATACTTAAGATACTGGAACCAATTACGAATCATCCGGCGGCCAATGCGGGCATTCAAAAGACCTTCCTCTTTGCGGAAGCCTCCAAGCAGAAGTTGTTAGGATAGCAAACCATCAGCGGCGCCAGCAGACATCACCACTGAGCTGCCGCTGAGGAACTTTTTACAATACGTgtacaaatcaaaataattgttAGTCAGGTGTATAAAACTAGGAAACTGAAGGGAAATCAAACAGCAAGACAATAAGCTGATGCTAGAGGAGCGTAGGGAGTAAATGTTTTTGTAccttaaaaaaagaaagattgatataaaatgcaaattgtgcaataattaattttagcTGAACTTTGTGCATTGGCCTTCAAAAGGTCGCATTGCATTTGTATTATGTGTTCCAGTAAAACGACAATAACAACcttaatgaaaaaaaaaaacccaatgaaaaaccccaaaaaaagATAAAACTAAAAGAGAATTCTATGAAATGTTACGCCTAGTATAAATATATGAGTGTTTTTATAGTAATTTATTAATGTACAGGTATACAATAAATGTAACAGCTCGGTTGGTTCTTTTGTTAAAAcggtttta is part of the Drosophila sechellia strain sech25 chromosome 3R, ASM438219v1, whole genome shotgun sequence genome and encodes:
- the LOC6619030 gene encoding probable multidrug resistance-associated protein lethal(2)03659 isoform X2 — encoded protein: MQSMKADELPENPREKSNIFSSLMFCFAMPTFFKGRKKTLDENDLYRALQEHRSDHLGSKLSEAWEKEVEKKRKKKKTPSLLKASMNVFGWRLAGLGLVLFILEIGFRVTQPLFLGGLVAYYADASNQEGDNQTKAYLYALGVILTSACNVLFMHPYMLGMFHIGMKARIAMTSMIYRKALRLSRTALGDTTIGQVVNLISNDVGRLDVSVIHMNYLWLGPVEIGIITYLMYREIGISAFFGVAVMLLFIPLQAYLGKKTSVLRLKTALRTDERVRMMNEIISGIQVIKMYAWEIPFSKMINYVRTKEMNAIRNVNYIRGTLQSFIMFVTRISVFVSLVGFVLLGKLLTAEKAFVITAYYNILRNTMTVYFPMGISQFAELLVSIRRIQTFMLHEETKVRDKSEDLVEQKLGKAGLIAEPTVAQTTGVLKPSSRRTSEAEHSIVISKLKAKWDQKSTDNTLDNISLKFKPRQLVAVIGPVGSGKSSLIQAVLGELNPDSGSVKVNGTLSYASQEPWLFTGTVRQNILFGLPMDKHRYRTVVKRCALERDFELLPYADKTIVGERGASLSGGQKARISLARAVYRKADIYLLDDPLSAVDTHVGRHLFDQCMRGFLREEIVLLVTHQLQFLEQADVIVIMDKGKISAIGTYESMAKSGLDFAQMLTDPSKKDEGAGDAPDKKSLSRQNSKLRDRHGSISSMESAAESLAAESPMQTQEGRVEGRIGMKLYKKYFGANGYGLFIVFAFFCIGAQVLASGGDIFLSYWVNKNGEAERDTFMARLRRAFPETRINADTDPVDIYYFTGINVSVIIFSLVRSMLFFYLAMRSSTTLHNTMFQGVTRAAMHFFNTNPSGRILNRFSKDLGQVDEILPSVMMDVMQIFLAIVGIVVVLCIVNVWYILATVFLVIVFYLLRVFYLSTSRDVKRLEAVTRSPIYSHLSASLNGLATIRAFGAQKELIAEFDNYQDMHSSGYYMFLATSRAFGYWLDCVCVVYIAVITLSFFLFSPENGGDVGLAITQAMGMTGMVQWGMRQSAELENTMTAVERVVEYEDLEPEGDFESKPNKKPPKDWPEDGKIVFDDLSLKYFPDKAADYVLRSLNIAIEGCEKVGIVGRTGAGKSSLINALFRLSYNEGAILIDRRDTNDLGLHDLRSKISIIPQEPVLFSGTMRYNLDPFDEYSDAKLWESLEEVKLKHVVADLPSGLQSKISEGGTNFSVGQRQLVCLARAILRENRILVMDEATANVDPQTDALIQTTIRNKFKDCTVLTIAHRLHTVMDSDKVLVMDAGKAVEFGSPFELLTTSEKKVFHSMVKQTGDSTFDALLKVAQKAHDDNLRLKKDS
- the LOC6619030 gene encoding probable multidrug resistance-associated protein lethal(2)03659 isoform X1, with protein sequence MQSMKADELPENPREKSNIFSSLMFCFAMPTFFKGRKKTLDENDLYRALQEHRSDHLGSKLSEAWEKEVEKKRKKKKTPSLLKASMNVFGWRLAGLGLVLFILEIGFRVTQPLFLGGLVAYYADASNQEGDNQTKAYLYALGVILTSACNVLFMHPYMLGMFHIGMKARIAMTSMIYRKALRLSRTALGDTTIGQVVNLISNDVGRLDVSVIHMNYLWLGPVEIGIITYLMYREIGISAFFGVAVMLLFIPLQAYLGKKTSVLRLKTALRTDERVRMMNEIISGIQVIKMYAWEIPFSKMINYVRTKEMNAIRNVNYIRGTLQSFIMFVTRISVFVSLVGFVLLGKLLTAEKAFVITAYYNILRNTMTVYFPMGISQFAELLVSIRRIQTFMLHEETKVRDKSEDLVEQKLGKAGLIAEPTVAQTTGVLKPSSRRTSEAEHSIVISKLKAKWDQKSTDNTLDNISLKFKPRQLVAVIGPVGSGKSSLIQAVLGELNPDSGSVKVNGTLSYASQEPWLFTGTVRQNILFGLPMDKHRYRTVVKRCALERDFELLPYADKTIVGERGASLSGGQKARISLARAVYRKADIYLLDDPLSAVDTHVGRHLFDQCMRGFLREEIVLLVTHQLQFLEQADVIVIMDKGKISAIGTYESMAKSGLDFAQMLTDPSKKDEGAGDAPDKKSLSRQNSKLRDRHGSISSMESAAESLAAESPMQTQEGRVEGRIGMKLYKKYFGANGYGLFIVFAFFCIGAQVLASGGDIFLSYWVNKNGEAERDTFMARLRRAFPETRINADTDPVDIYYFTGINVSVIIFSLVRSMLFFYLAMRSSTTLHNTMFQGVTRAAMHFFNTNPSGRILNRFSKDLGQVDEILPSVMMDVMQIFLAIVGIVVVLCIVNVWYILATVFLVIVFYLLRVFYLSTSRDVKRLEAVTRSPIYSHLSASLNGLATIRAFGAQKELIAEFDNYQDMHSSGYYMFLATSRAFGYWLDCVCVVYIAVITLSFFLFSPENGGDVGLAITQAMGMTGMVQWGMRQSAELENTMTAVERVVEYEDLEPEGDFESKPNKKPPKDWPEDGKIVFDDLSLKYFPDKAADYVLRSLNIAIEGCEKVGIVGRTGAGKSSLINALFRLSYNEGAILIDRRDTNDLGLHDLRSKISIIPQEPVLFSGTMRYNLDPFDEYSDAKLWESLEEVKLKHVVADLPSGLQSKISEGGTNFSVGQRQLVCLARAILRENRILVMDEATANVDPQTDALIQTTIRNKFKDCTVLTIAHRLHTVMDSDKVLVMDAGKAVEFGSPFELLTTSEKKVFHSMVKQTGDSTFDALLKVAQKVGLRLKIQCNLSTCLSSFSSFQAHDDNLRLKKDS